The Luteimonas sp. YGD11-2 genome has a window encoding:
- a CDS encoding restriction endonuclease, translating into MSAVLQWVVTLAVMAAVGILGTVYVRGVLMRRDETAAGIRALAAMSWREFLHLVLEAMARRGFTRVLDREVASGDSEYTLGRGQERWLLACKHGSAYVIGKLTVNELVSDVHMANATGGLLVTQGRIDDNARAASANQRIELLDGATLWPEVRELVKPAQLEAICAGAAQRARQRTLMVWLAALLAGIATFMVVPTLLPPRTEASAAPTVSVPASGPPTAPSGDTLEAEATDLSPEQQRQAAITAIATLPMVDRALWTTQSTLEVHLLDTDADQAFEALCPLIVRHSAISSSRIQLTPPPGSAAQVRFRQCRSY; encoded by the coding sequence GTGAGTGCAGTACTGCAGTGGGTCGTCACACTGGCGGTGATGGCGGCGGTGGGGATCCTGGGAACCGTCTATGTGCGCGGCGTGCTGATGCGCCGCGACGAGACCGCCGCGGGCATCCGTGCGCTTGCGGCGATGTCCTGGCGGGAATTCCTGCACCTGGTGCTGGAGGCCATGGCCCGTCGCGGATTCACCCGCGTTCTGGACAGGGAGGTCGCTTCGGGCGACAGCGAGTACACCCTGGGCCGCGGTCAGGAACGCTGGCTACTGGCGTGCAAGCACGGCAGCGCCTACGTGATCGGCAAACTGACGGTCAACGAGCTGGTCAGCGACGTGCACATGGCCAATGCGACCGGTGGACTGCTGGTCACCCAGGGGCGGATCGACGACAACGCGCGCGCGGCTTCTGCCAACCAGCGCATCGAACTGCTTGATGGCGCCACCCTGTGGCCGGAAGTGCGCGAGCTGGTCAAGCCTGCCCAGCTGGAGGCGATCTGCGCAGGCGCCGCCCAGCGCGCCCGCCAGCGCACGCTGATGGTCTGGTTGGCGGCGCTGCTGGCCGGCATCGCGACGTTCATGGTGGTGCCCACCCTGCTCCCGCCGCGCACGGAAGCGTCCGCGGCGCCGACGGTGTCGGTGCCTGCATCGGGTCCGCCCACTGCACCATCCGGCGATACCCTCGAGGCCGAAGCGACGGATCTGTCGCCGGAGCAGCAACGCCAGGCCGCCATCACCGCGATCGCGACGCTGCCGATGGTCGACCGCGCCCTCTGGACCACCCAGTCCACGCTGGAGGTCCATCTGCTCGATACCGACGCCGACCAGGCGTTCGAGGCGCTATGCCCGCTGATCGTCCGTCACTCGGCGATCTCCTCGTCCCGGATCCAGCTGACGCCTCCCCCGGGCAGCGCCGCGCAGGTGCGGTTCCGGCAGTGCCGGAGCTACTGA
- a CDS encoding phasin family protein, whose protein sequence is MATYKKADDTRTATPPPPPPETSFQRALGESAQQIWLAGLGALGRAQEEGGRLFETLVREGREVDRSARGDSGPHADDVRDGLGSTIDDAREQVTAGWERLERLFDGGLQRTLTRMGVPTRRDVTELNARIEALTAELRARDAAARREKARRADGDDAATKPRAPGTRRSRSGATGARSASGGTATSAVAPGAASSSSSTAAAKPTGAGTTGSAGTSTTPLPATSRGPDTGA, encoded by the coding sequence ATGGCGACGTACAAGAAAGCCGACGACACCCGCACCGCGACCCCGCCGCCACCGCCGCCCGAAACCTCGTTCCAGCGCGCCCTCGGCGAATCGGCGCAGCAGATCTGGCTCGCCGGACTCGGCGCGCTCGGGCGCGCGCAGGAGGAAGGCGGCCGGTTGTTCGAAACCCTGGTACGCGAGGGCCGTGAGGTCGACCGCAGTGCCCGCGGTGATTCCGGTCCACATGCCGATGATGTGCGCGATGGTCTCGGGTCCACCATCGATGACGCCCGGGAACAGGTCACCGCCGGCTGGGAGCGCCTCGAACGCCTGTTCGACGGCGGTCTGCAGCGCACCCTCACCCGCATGGGCGTTCCGACCCGTCGCGATGTCACCGAGCTCAATGCGCGCATCGAGGCGTTGACGGCCGAGCTGCGCGCGCGCGACGCCGCAGCACGCCGCGAGAAGGCACGCCGGGCCGACGGCGACGACGCCGCCACCAAGCCGCGCGCCCCGGGCACACGCCGCAGCCGGTCCGGCGCGACCGGTGCCCGTTCGGCATCGGGCGGCACCGCGACGTCTGCAGTCGCACCTGGCGCCGCCAGCTCATCGTCATCGACCGCGGCCGCGAAACCGACGGGCGCCGGCACGACAGGCTCTGCTGGCACATCCACCACCCCGCTGCCGGCGACTTCCAGGGGGCCGGACACTGGCGCCTGA
- a CDS encoding polyhydroxyalkanoic acid system family protein, whose translation MSDIDIRHPHSLPLPQARAAVEEISAKLAQKFDVRCAWNGDVLNFQRSGVDGAIALAGDEVRVTARLGFLLSAMRGPIEAEIRRVLEKEFSA comes from the coding sequence ATGTCCGATATCGACATCCGCCATCCCCATTCGCTGCCGTTGCCGCAGGCACGTGCAGCGGTCGAGGAGATCTCCGCGAAGTTGGCGCAGAAGTTCGACGTGCGCTGTGCATGGAATGGCGACGTACTGAACTTCCAGCGCTCGGGCGTCGACGGCGCGATCGCGCTGGCCGGCGACGAGGTGCGCGTCACTGCCAGACTCGGCTTCCTGCTGTCGGCGATGCGCGGCCCGATCGAAGCCGAGATCCGCCGCGTGCTGGAAAAGGAATTCAGCGCCTGA
- a CDS encoding FHA domain-containing protein — translation MEILRLRFVGGDQPDLPLDVGMHRIGQLSGGGIGRIEGGDAIALLCVDRRGVWLTVGEGRRGVHVNGRPVQRLAMLRRGDTLHLEGAELRLLGGAPVRRPGVGELATAADAAAGLHIVLRAIGGRHHGRSFTLDRPRLVGSHAEADIHIDDPAFAERHARVELVRGDVLLRDLGSADGSIVNGESVRDALLQPGDQVVFDAYHRFVVEAPLGGGSHAPALPEVELPSDEDESPGRRPWPLPWLLLTALLIAGLLSLLLLYGAD, via the coding sequence ATGGAAATCCTCAGACTCCGCTTCGTCGGCGGCGATCAGCCTGACCTGCCGCTCGATGTCGGCATGCACCGCATCGGCCAGCTTTCCGGCGGCGGCATCGGTCGCATCGAGGGGGGCGATGCCATCGCCCTGTTGTGCGTGGACCGGCGCGGCGTGTGGCTCACGGTCGGTGAAGGCCGGCGCGGGGTGCATGTCAACGGGCGTCCGGTGCAGCGGCTGGCGATGCTGCGCCGGGGCGACACCCTGCATCTCGAAGGCGCCGAACTGCGGCTGCTGGGCGGGGCGCCCGTGCGCAGGCCGGGCGTGGGTGAACTGGCCACCGCGGCGGACGCCGCAGCGGGGCTGCACATCGTGCTGCGCGCGATCGGCGGGCGCCACCACGGGCGCAGCTTCACCCTCGATCGTCCGCGGCTGGTCGGCAGCCACGCCGAGGCCGACATCCATATCGACGACCCGGCATTCGCCGAGCGCCACGCACGCGTGGAACTGGTCCGCGGGGACGTGCTGCTGCGCGACCTGGGTTCCGCGGATGGCAGCATCGTCAACGGTGAGAGCGTGCGCGACGCACTGCTGCAGCCGGGTGACCAGGTGGTCTTCGATGCCTACCACCGCTTCGTGGTCGAGGCGCCGCTGGGCGGCGGATCGCATGCGCCGGCGTTGCCCGAGGTGGAGCTGCCATCCGACGAGGACGAATCGCCAGGGCGGCGCCCGTGGCCGCTGCCGTGGCTGCTGCTGACGGCGTTGCTGATCGCCGGCCTGCTCAGCCTGTTGCTGCTCTACGGCGCGGACTGA
- a CDS encoding protein-methionine-sulfoxide reductase heme-binding subunit MsrQ, translated as MIAAKAAVHALALAPVTLLAWRAWRVQTGTDIDALGPDPVAMIEHTLGLWALRLLLLTLAVTPLRQLTGQPQLLRFRRMLGLYAFLYASLHFAAWLVLDLRMDWAGVATEIARRPFITVGFLAWLLLVPLAITSTRGWMRRLAGAWQRLHRLIYAIAALAVLHFWWVVKSDIREPLLYAVLLALLLGWRLWRRLRPPAARARRAG; from the coding sequence CTGATCGCCGCCAAGGCCGCCGTGCATGCGCTGGCACTCGCACCGGTCACGCTGCTGGCATGGCGTGCGTGGCGGGTACAGACCGGCACCGACATCGACGCGCTGGGCCCCGACCCCGTGGCGATGATCGAACACACGCTCGGGCTGTGGGCGCTGCGCCTGCTGCTGCTGACCCTGGCGGTGACCCCGCTCAGACAGTTGACCGGCCAGCCGCAGCTGCTGCGCTTCCGGCGCATGCTGGGGCTGTACGCGTTCCTCTATGCCAGCCTGCACTTCGCCGCGTGGCTGGTGCTGGACCTGCGCATGGACTGGGCCGGCGTCGCCACCGAGATCGCACGCCGGCCGTTCATCACCGTGGGTTTCCTCGCGTGGCTGTTGCTGGTGCCGCTTGCCATCACCTCCACCCGTGGCTGGATGCGCCGCCTGGCCGGTGCGTGGCAGCGCCTGCATCGGCTCATCTATGCGATCGCCGCACTGGCGGTGCTGCACTTCTGGTGGGTGGTGAAGTCAGACATCCGCGAACCGCTGCTGTACGCGGTGCTGCTGGCACTGCTGCTGGGCTGGAGGCTGTGGCGCAGGCTGCGCCCTCCGGCAGCGCGCGCGCGCCGCGCCGGCTGA
- the msrP gene encoding protein-methionine-sulfoxide reductase catalytic subunit MsrP yields the protein MAGDRRILREALRIREDDVTDEAVWRQRRRLLAAFGAFPALGLSACAGAEAPPAPAGPPPSAASVEAGFSTDEVLTRETDATTYNNFYEFGTGKADPSRAARTLRTSPWQVEVGGECARPGTLELNDLLRGFLPEERIYRLRCVEGWSMVIPWLGVPLGDVLRRFEPTSKAKYVAFTTLADRAQMPGMRYRSIDWPYREGLRIDEAMHPLALLATGMYGKPLPQQNGAPLRLVVPWKYGFKSIKSIVAIRFVERMPPTAWNDLQPREYGFFANVNPDVDHPRWSQGSERRISGTEGKLFANRIATRPFNGYADQVASMYAGMDLRRWY from the coding sequence ATGGCAGGCGACCGCAGGATCTTGCGCGAGGCGCTGCGCATCCGCGAAGACGACGTCACCGACGAGGCCGTCTGGCGGCAGCGCCGCCGGCTGCTCGCCGCGTTCGGTGCATTTCCCGCGCTCGGGCTGTCGGCCTGCGCCGGGGCCGAAGCGCCTCCGGCACCCGCGGGACCGCCCCCGTCAGCTGCCTCGGTGGAGGCCGGCTTCTCCACCGACGAGGTGCTGACCCGCGAGACCGACGCCACCACCTACAACAACTTCTACGAGTTCGGCACCGGCAAGGCGGATCCCTCGCGCGCCGCGCGCACGCTGCGCACCTCGCCGTGGCAGGTGGAGGTCGGCGGCGAATGCGCGCGGCCCGGCACGCTCGAACTCAACGACCTGTTGCGCGGCTTCCTGCCCGAGGAACGCATCTACCGGCTGCGCTGCGTGGAAGGCTGGTCGATGGTGATCCCGTGGCTGGGCGTTCCGCTGGGCGACGTGCTGCGACGCTTCGAGCCGACGTCGAAGGCGAAGTACGTGGCATTCACCACGCTGGCCGACCGCGCGCAGATGCCGGGGATGCGCTACCGCTCGATCGACTGGCCCTATCGCGAGGGGCTGCGTATCGACGAGGCGATGCATCCGCTGGCGCTGCTGGCCACGGGGATGTACGGCAAGCCGCTGCCGCAGCAGAACGGCGCCCCACTGCGGCTGGTGGTGCCGTGGAAGTACGGGTTCAAGAGCATCAAGTCGATCGTGGCCATCCGCTTCGTCGAACGCATGCCGCCCACCGCATGGAACGACCTGCAGCCGCGCGAATACGGGTTCTTCGCCAACGTCAATCCGGACGTCGACCATCCGCGCTGGAGCCAGGGCAGCGAACGGCGCATCAGTGGCACGGAGGGCAAGCTGTTCGCCAACCGCATCGCCACCCGGCCGTTCAACGGCTATGCGGACCAGGTGGCGTCGATGTATGCAGGCATGGACCTGCGGCGCTGGTACTGA
- the serC gene encoding 3-phosphoserine/phosphohydroxythreonine transaminase, producing MSRAYNFSAGPAALPEPVLERAREEMLEYGHAGASIVELSHRGEEFIEVARRAEADLRTLVGIPDDYAVLFLGGGATTQQALIALNFAAPGQPADYVVTGHWGRTALKQVAPYVDLRIAASSEADGFRSIPERAQWALSADAAYVHITANETIHGVEFREVPDTGAVPLFADFSSSIASEPIDVGRYGLIYAGAQKNLGPVGIGVVVVDRELLARAGQPRAEIFDYRAHLAAESMLNTPPSWNWYMLGLTVRWMLDEGGVEEFARRSAAKAHVLYAAIDGSGGFYRNDVDAAVRSRMNVPFFLHDAALDEDFLAGAREAGLIGLRGHRVLGGMRASIYNAMPVAGAEALAAYMRDFQQRRG from the coding sequence ATGTCGCGTGCCTACAACTTCAGCGCCGGCCCGGCCGCGCTGCCCGAGCCCGTCCTCGAGCGGGCTCGCGAGGAGATGCTCGAATACGGCCACGCCGGCGCATCGATCGTCGAGCTGAGCCATCGCGGCGAGGAATTCATCGAAGTCGCACGCCGCGCCGAAGCGGACCTGCGGACGCTGGTCGGGATTCCCGACGACTACGCGGTGCTGTTCCTCGGCGGCGGTGCCACCACCCAGCAGGCGCTGATCGCACTGAACTTCGCCGCTCCGGGGCAGCCTGCCGATTACGTGGTCACCGGCCACTGGGGGCGCACAGCGCTGAAGCAGGTGGCGCCGTACGTCGACCTGCGCATCGCCGCCAGCAGCGAGGCCGACGGCTTTCGCAGCATCCCGGAGCGCGCGCAGTGGGCGCTGTCGGCGGATGCGGCCTACGTACACATCACCGCCAACGAAACCATCCATGGCGTCGAATTCCGCGAGGTGCCCGACACCGGCGCGGTGCCGCTGTTCGCGGACTTCAGCTCATCGATCGCCTCCGAGCCGATCGATGTCGGCCGTTACGGGCTCATCTATGCCGGTGCGCAGAAGAACCTCGGCCCGGTCGGCATCGGTGTCGTGGTGGTCGATCGTGAACTGCTGGCGCGCGCGGGCCAGCCGCGTGCGGAGATCTTCGACTACCGCGCGCACCTTGCCGCGGAATCCATGCTCAACACGCCGCCCAGCTGGAACTGGTACATGCTCGGGCTCACCGTGCGCTGGATGCTCGACGAGGGCGGGGTGGAGGAATTCGCCCGTCGCAGCGCCGCGAAGGCGCACGTGCTCTACGCGGCCATCGACGGCTCCGGCGGTTTCTACCGCAACGACGTCGATGCGGCGGTGCGTTCGCGCATGAACGTACCGTTCTTCCTGCACGACGCCGCGCTGGACGAGGACTTCCTCGCCGGCGCCCGAGAGGCGGGCCTGATCGGGCTGCGCGGCCATCGCGTGCTCGGCGGCATGCGCGCATCGATCTACAACGCGATGCCGGTTGCCGGCGCGGAGGCGCTCGCGGCCTACATGCGCGACTTCCAGCAGCGTCGGGGCTGA
- the pheA gene encoding prephenate dehydratase, giving the protein MTIDDRPPGIGTGDDAPSAVPDLAAVRAQIDGIDREIQSLIAERAQWARQVGRAKGPLAAAVDYYRPEREAQVLRRVVDRNQGPLSDEVLVRLFREIMSACLAQQEPLKVGYLGPEGTFSQQAVHRHFGHSARGIPLASVEEVFDEVASGTADFGVVPVENSGQGTIQSTLDLFLTSPLMICGEVELRVHQYLLSRTGRLADIERVYSHGLSLAQCRNWLRQHLATAEKHPVASNAEGVRRARNADDAAAIAGENAAHVYGMQVVAGPIEDRDDNTTRFLVIGRAAFPPSGNDRTSLLVFIRDQPGALYSILDPLARRGISMNRIESRPAHGGLWQYAFFIEVSGHAEESPLRDALDELNAFAGDVRVLGSFPVAVP; this is encoded by the coding sequence ATGACGATCGACGACAGGCCGCCTGGCATCGGGACGGGCGACGACGCGCCATCGGCCGTGCCCGACCTTGCCGCGGTGCGCGCGCAGATCGACGGCATCGACCGCGAGATCCAGTCGCTGATCGCCGAGCGTGCGCAGTGGGCACGCCAGGTCGGCCGCGCCAAGGGCCCGCTGGCCGCCGCGGTGGACTACTACCGGCCCGAGCGCGAAGCCCAGGTGCTGCGCCGAGTGGTGGACCGCAACCAGGGCCCGCTGTCGGACGAGGTGCTGGTGCGGCTGTTCCGCGAGATCATGTCGGCGTGCCTTGCCCAGCAGGAGCCGCTCAAGGTCGGTTACCTCGGGCCGGAGGGCACCTTCTCCCAGCAGGCCGTGCACCGGCACTTCGGCCATTCCGCGCGGGGCATTCCGCTGGCGAGCGTGGAGGAGGTGTTCGACGAGGTTGCCAGCGGTACCGCCGACTTCGGCGTGGTGCCGGTGGAGAATTCAGGGCAGGGCACGATCCAGTCGACCCTGGACCTCTTCCTGACCTCGCCGCTGATGATCTGCGGTGAGGTCGAGTTGCGGGTGCATCAGTACCTGCTGTCGCGCACCGGCCGCCTCGCGGACATCGAGCGCGTGTACTCGCACGGTCTCTCCCTCGCGCAATGCCGCAATTGGTTGCGCCAGCACCTCGCCACCGCCGAGAAGCATCCGGTGGCGAGCAATGCCGAGGGCGTGCGCCGCGCCCGCAATGCCGACGACGCAGCGGCGATCGCCGGCGAAAACGCCGCCCATGTCTACGGCATGCAGGTGGTGGCCGGCCCGATCGAGGACCGCGACGACAACACCACACGCTTCCTGGTGATCGGCCGCGCGGCCTTCCCGCCGTCGGGCAATGACCGCACCTCGCTGCTGGTATTCATCCGCGACCAGCCGGGTGCCCTGTATTCGATCCTCGATCCGCTGGCGCGGCGTGGCATCAGCATGAACCGCATCGAATCGCGCCCGGCCCATGGCGGGCTCTGGCAGTACGCGTTCTTCATCGAGGTGTCGGGACACGCGGAGGAATCACCGCTGCGCGACGCACTGGACGAACTCAACGCCTTCGCCGGGGACGTGCGGGTGCTGGGGTCGTTCCCGGTGGCGGTGCCATGA
- the aroA gene encoding 3-phosphoshikimate 1-carboxyvinyltransferase: MSAPLVSWNAMPGSALRGTLEIPGDKSVSHRAIMLASLADGVSRIDGFLEGEDARATESIFRRLGVRIDTPQAGSRIVHGVGIDGLRAPSTPLDCGNAGTAMRLLAGLLAGQPFDSVLVGDASLSKRPMHRVTVPLARMGARIDTADGGLPPLQVHGATRLQGIEFIADVASAQVKSAVLLAGLFTEGSTTVIEPQPTRDYTERMLAAFGWPLTFSPGRAIVPGGHRLRATDVHIPADFSSAAFFIVAATLVPGSGLRLRRVGMNPRRIGLLHVLRLMGADITVETADEQGGEPVADLVVRHAPLHGIEVPVEHVADMIDEFPALFVAAACAQGVTTVRGAAELRVKESDRIATVAAGLRTLGIGVDESPDGARIHGGELRGGRVDSHGDHRVAMAFAVAAQCARDAVIIEDVANVATSFPGFVELGQAAGFGLAREGGLPAALAVDRTS; encoded by the coding sequence ATGAGCGCCCCCCTGGTGTCATGGAATGCCATGCCGGGCTCCGCCCTGCGCGGCACGCTGGAAATTCCGGGCGACAAGTCGGTTTCGCACCGCGCGATCATGCTGGCATCGCTGGCCGATGGGGTGTCGCGCATCGACGGCTTCCTCGAGGGCGAGGACGCCCGCGCCACCGAGTCGATCTTCCGCCGGTTGGGCGTGCGGATCGACACGCCGCAGGCCGGCAGCCGCATCGTGCATGGCGTGGGCATCGATGGCCTGCGTGCGCCATCGACGCCGCTCGACTGCGGCAACGCCGGCACCGCGATGCGCCTGCTCGCCGGTCTTCTGGCCGGTCAGCCGTTCGACAGCGTGCTGGTCGGCGATGCCTCGTTGTCGAAGCGGCCGATGCACCGCGTCACCGTGCCGCTGGCGCGCATGGGTGCGCGCATCGACACCGCCGATGGCGGGCTGCCGCCGCTGCAGGTGCATGGCGCTACGCGGCTGCAGGGCATCGAGTTCATCGCCGACGTCGCCAGTGCGCAGGTGAAGTCCGCGGTGCTGCTGGCAGGTCTGTTTACCGAGGGCAGCACCACCGTCATCGAACCGCAGCCCACGCGCGACTACACCGAGCGCATGCTGGCGGCCTTCGGCTGGCCGCTCACGTTTTCACCGGGCCGCGCCATCGTCCCTGGCGGTCATCGGCTGCGCGCGACCGACGTGCACATACCAGCGGATTTCTCCTCGGCGGCGTTCTTCATCGTCGCCGCCACCCTGGTGCCGGGTTCGGGATTGCGCCTGCGCCGGGTCGGCATGAACCCGCGGCGCATCGGACTGCTGCACGTGCTGCGGCTGATGGGTGCGGATATCACAGTGGAGACCGCGGACGAGCAGGGAGGCGAGCCGGTTGCCGACCTCGTCGTCCGGCATGCGCCGCTGCATGGCATCGAGGTGCCGGTGGAGCATGTGGCCGACATGATCGACGAGTTCCCGGCACTGTTCGTGGCCGCCGCCTGCGCGCAGGGCGTGACCACCGTGCGCGGCGCCGCCGAGCTGCGCGTCAAGGAATCCGATCGCATCGCCACGGTCGCCGCGGGGCTGCGCACCCTGGGCATCGGGGTGGACGAATCACCGGACGGGGCGCGCATCCATGGCGGCGAACTGCGGGGCGGCCGCGTCGACAGCCACGGCGACCATCGCGTGGCGATGGCGTTCGCGGTGGCCGCGCAGTGCGCGCGCGATGCGGTGATCATCGAGGACGTGGCCAACGTCGCCACGTCGTTTCCGGGATTCGTGGAACTCGGCCAGGCCGCAGGCTTCGGCCTGGCACGGGAGGGCGGCCTCCCTGCCGCACTCGCCGTGGATCGGACTTCCTGA
- a CDS encoding energy transducer TonB: MNDPRRTDDVRQPAGEPPRESLPRKSSSPLLWILLLIALIAVGWYFYSQRGPVNAPEAPPTPIGTSPEIGDGTAPPPASERPRPEPAPAPAVGVTRDASPVTPIDPGYPAAALRAREEGLVMLSASVDSEGRTGDIEIIESSRSRELDRAALAAVRDARFSPAMRDGEPIASTVQVPVDFRLEANASAQR; this comes from the coding sequence ATGAACGATCCACGCCGCACGGACGATGTCCGCCAACCCGCTGGCGAGCCGCCGCGCGAGTCGCTGCCGCGCAAGAGCTCCAGCCCCCTGCTGTGGATCCTCCTGCTGATCGCGCTGATCGCGGTTGGCTGGTACTTCTACAGCCAGCGCGGCCCCGTCAACGCGCCGGAGGCGCCGCCCACGCCGATCGGCACCAGCCCGGAGATCGGCGACGGCACCGCCCCGCCCCCGGCCAGCGAGCGCCCACGCCCCGAGCCCGCACCCGCGCCGGCCGTCGGCGTGACCCGCGATGCCAGCCCGGTGACCCCGATCGACCCCGGCTACCCGGCCGCCGCCCTGCGGGCACGTGAGGAGGGCCTTGTCATGCTGAGCGCCAGCGTCGACAGCGAGGGCCGGACCGGCGACATCGAGATCATCGAGTCCAGCCGTTCGCGGGAACTCGACCGTGCCGCGCTTGCGGCGGTACGCGATGCACGTTTCTCCCCGGCCATGCGCGATGGCGAGCCGATCGCCTCCACCGTGCAGGTGCCGGTGGACTTCCGCCTCGAGGCCAACGCGTCCGCGCAGCGCTGA
- a CDS encoding energy transducer TonB, whose translation MRLARLPLPARIAIAMGIAFAVGLLLFALVYFGNRAPVLPGADVDRAAPVQPRASGALPAPQPASADPDMPGLYGPAPVDPGIAGMARPAAAVTPAPQVPGAAADAPPSAAAATAPTTRPVAVRRQQPSYPRTSLRRGESGEVLVRARVGTDGRPRDVGVARSSGHPALDRAAVRAVERWRFEPARRDGQPVDDEVQVPVEFVSGRG comes from the coding sequence TTGCGACTTGCCCGTTTGCCGTTGCCTGCCCGCATCGCGATCGCGATGGGCATCGCCTTCGCCGTCGGCCTGCTGCTGTTCGCCCTGGTCTATTTCGGCAACCGTGCGCCGGTGCTGCCGGGCGCGGACGTCGACCGTGCAGCACCCGTGCAGCCGCGCGCGTCGGGTGCACTGCCGGCGCCGCAGCCGGCCAGCGCGGATCCCGACATGCCCGGCCTGTACGGGCCTGCGCCCGTGGATCCGGGCATCGCCGGTATGGCGCGGCCCGCAGCGGCGGTAACGCCGGCGCCGCAGGTACCCGGCGCGGCCGCCGACGCACCACCCTCCGCTGCCGCCGCGACGGCGCCCACCACCCGACCGGTCGCAGTCCGCCGGCAGCAGCCGAGCTACCCGCGCACGTCGTTGCGGCGTGGGGAAAGCGGCGAGGTGCTCGTGCGCGCACGGGTGGGCACCGATGGCCGTCCGCGCGACGTTGGCGTGGCCCGCAGCAGTGGCCACCCGGCACTCGACCGTGCGGCGGTTCGGGCGGTCGAGCGCTGGCGTTTCGAGCCGGCGCGGCGTGACGGCCAGCCGGTGGATGACGAGGTGCAGGTTCCGGTGGAGTTCGTCAGCGGGCGCGGATAA
- the serS gene encoding serine--tRNA ligase — protein sequence MLDPALLRARPDEIARRLRETRGFEFDAGALERLEAERKQIQVRTQELQNLRNTRSKAIGQAKAKGEDVAALLAEVAGFGDELKASEGRLEAIRGEIDAIVRTLPNLPDDGVPLGADESANVEQHRRGAIPQFDFDVRDHVELGTRHGWLDADAGAKLSGARFTVLRGSLARLHRALAQFMLDLHVNEHGYEETSVPLIVNAETMEGTAQLGKFVDDMFATRVGDSTRYLIPTAEVPLTNIVRDEIVEAADLPLRMTAHSMCFRAEAGSHGRDTRGMIRQHQFEKVEMVSVTRPDDSDAEHERMTRCAETVLERLGLPYRRMLLCTGDMGFSARRTYDLEVWLPSQQTFREISSCSNVGDFQARRMQARWRNPDTGKPELVHTLNGSGLAVGRTLIAVMENYQRADGSIAIPEALRPWMGGADVIE from the coding sequence ATGCTCGATCCCGCCCTGCTGCGCGCCCGCCCCGATGAGATCGCCCGACGCCTGCGCGAGACGCGGGGCTTCGAGTTCGATGCGGGTGCACTCGAGCGTCTGGAGGCCGAGCGCAAGCAGATCCAGGTGCGCACGCAGGAGTTGCAGAACCTGCGCAATACCCGCAGCAAGGCGATCGGCCAGGCCAAGGCGAAGGGCGAGGATGTCGCCGCGCTGCTGGCGGAAGTGGCCGGGTTCGGCGACGAGCTCAAGGCCAGCGAGGGCCGGCTGGAGGCCATCCGTGGCGAGATCGACGCCATCGTGCGCACGCTGCCCAACCTGCCCGACGACGGCGTGCCGCTGGGCGCGGACGAGTCGGCCAACGTCGAACAGCACCGCCGGGGTGCGATCCCGCAGTTCGATTTCGATGTGCGCGACCACGTGGAACTGGGCACGCGCCACGGCTGGCTGGATGCCGATGCCGGCGCCAAGCTCAGCGGCGCACGCTTCACCGTACTGCGCGGCAGCCTTGCGCGACTGCATCGCGCGCTCGCGCAGTTCATGCTCGACCTGCATGTCAACGAGCACGGCTACGAGGAAACCAGCGTGCCGCTGATCGTCAATGCCGAGACCATGGAAGGCACCGCCCAGCTCGGCAAGTTCGTCGACGACATGTTCGCCACCCGGGTGGGCGACAGCACGCGCTACCTGATTCCCACCGCCGAGGTGCCGCTCACCAACATCGTGCGCGACGAAATCGTCGAAGCCGCGGACCTGCCACTGCGCATGACCGCGCACTCGATGTGCTTCCGCGCCGAGGCCGGCAGCCATGGCCGCGACACCCGCGGCATGATCCGCCAGCACCAGTTCGAGAAGGTGGAAATGGTGTCGGTGACGCGCCCGGACGACAGCGATGCCGAGCACGAGCGGATGACCCGCTGCGCCGAGACCGTGCTCGAGCGCCTCGGCCTGCCATATCGCCGCATGCTGCTGTGCACCGGCGACATGGGCTTCTCGGCACGCAGGACCTACGACCTCGAAGTGTGGCTGCCGTCGCAGCAGACCTTCCGCGAGATCTCCTCGTGCTCCAACGTCGGCGACTTCCAGGCCCGGCGCATGCAGGCGCGCTGGCGCAACCCGGACACCGGCAAGCCCGAACTCGTGCACACGCTCAACGGCTCGGGCCTCGCGGTGGGGCGCACGCTGATCGCGGTGATGGAGAACTACCAGCGCGCCGACGGCAGCATCGCGATTCCCGAGGCCCTGCGCCCGTGGATGGGGGGCGCGGACGTCATCGAATGA